Genomic window (Zingiber officinale cultivar Zhangliang chromosome 2B, Zo_v1.1, whole genome shotgun sequence):
ACCTAGCCTATTAGGGCATCAGATTAAGCCAAAAGTTTTGAAATAAATTGTGTCCATTACAAGAATGAAGGATGGATTTTCTGTTTGAAAAATAATAAGGATTTCAATTTTGGTTTGTAAAAAAGAAAGCATTCCTCTCTTCATGTACCATGGTCTTGGCCTTCTTCACGACGACCAAGGTGGGAGGGACCATGTTTTTTCTGTGGTTAAAAGCATTCCAGAGTCTTTTGCCCATTTTATTTGAATCTTTAatgaaatgaaataaaataaatgatatgTAAGATAAACCTTTTAAGTATTTTTATGAATAAATATCATATTGTAATCTACTTTATAATTTAATATCTATGAACCTAATATTTTACAATTGCAAATTTTGTCAAAATGCTTCATGATGCAAATCTTATTTGACAACCTTGTTAGCATTAACAACAGTGTTAACTCCAAACAGATTGTTCTCTTTTGGTTTTGCCTTTTTAACACCACCATGAATTAGTACACATCTATCAAATATATGATCGGTTAGCAACGCTAGTGCAATACAGTAACATTCTGTGGTCGTTTGAAACAAATTCTGTCAACTTAATAACTAATTTCCTGTGTTCTTCTTATAACTATTTGTTTGCCTCTTCTTTCACTGTTTGAAAGAAGGGTATTTGTATTGCACCTTTAAAGAGGCATAATTTTATCTGGatcttaaaatgattttttttttaattaaaattcttagaaTCAGTTATATTACCTATAAAATTTTGCTTATAAATTTTAAGGATCAGGCTTCCTCTATACTTTCTGATTTTTGTTTCATCTCATGCAGAATAAGAAAAGCCCATATGCCACCAACTATTTGGCGTGCATTATATGGATATTATCCCTCTCTAGTCATGGTCACTATATATATGAATAAGATGCACGATCATCAAATTTTTTGACATAGTTAATAGTTTTATGTTGATTGATAGAAGATTAATGCAACCCTGCACATAGGATTGGATTATGTCAGTGACATTAACTGATGACAAGCAAGCCTTGGTATGTATCTTGTTGACTTCTCTTGCTTAGGTCTGTGGAGATAACttttttctttttggttaaagTCTATTACATTTCTTCAAAATTGTCAGATGCTCCTACACATACCATGCCAATCGTTAATCTGAAATTATCACTTTGCAATGAATGGTTTTACAGTTGCCTTTGTAGATCTTACTAGTGTAGATTACTTTGGGTTTGCTTGCTATCTTAATTTGGTTTCTTGTGGCAAAAAGAAATGCCCTAATCTGTTATGAACGTCAATCAGGGACTTACTTCTGCTGCAGTCAATAAAGGAGGGCATTATACCTTTGATGTTAGCACACAATACAAGCACAAGAACACTCTTATTGATGTCAAAGTTGATACTAATTCAAATGTGCGTTTTCAGTTCTTTTCCTACTTGTTAAAAATCACATTATGAGCAACAAGTGATTCTCTTTAATTGTTTTTCAACAGATTTTGACAACAATTACCATCTCAGATGCTCTTCCATATACTAAGGCCATTGCAACTTTTAAGATACCTGATTATCACTCCAGAAAGGTAGCAAGCAATGTTCTCTTCTGAACttacatcatgaagaaatttataCGGGATGTTTAacctatctttttttttttttttctaatcttTCTAGTTGGAGCTGCAATATTTCCACGATCATGCAAGTATTGCTTCAGTAGTATCTCTGAAGCAATCTCCAGTGGTCGAACTTTCTGCAACACTTGGTACCAAAGCGGCTGCATTTGGCATAGATGCCGGTTTTGACACTGCCTCAGGAAACTTTGGCAAGTATACTCTTGGGGTTGGATTCACGAAACCGGAATACAATGTTTCCATAGTTTTGTAAGTCTGCTTAGTAACCATGTCAACTTAAAGCATGGCCTTCTCGCACAATTTATCAATCTGTCAACTTCATTTCCTAGGGAGGACAAGTTAGATACTCTGAGAGCATCATATCTACATCACTTGGATGCGGCACAGAAGACCTCTGTGGGTGCTGAGATTGTGAGGCAATTCTCCACGAACAAGAACACCATGACAGTTGGAGGGCAATACGAAGTTGATCCCCTAACAACTGTAAAGGTGCGGTTCAACAACTCAGGCAAGTTTGGAGCTCTTTTGCAGCATGAACTGAGGCCAAAATCGGTTCTCAACCTCTCTAGTGAGTTCGACACCAAGGCTTTGGAAAAGGCTCCTAAGTTTGGGTTGGCACTTGCTCTCAAGCCTTGAATGCACCTGCTAGCAGAGTTTCATGCATTGGTGGAGTGGGGTGGGTAGATATCAAGAAGTTAATAAATCGTTCCAAAAAACATTTTAgtgacttttgaaatttttatgttCTGCCATTCTATGCAACTGAAATTTTCCATTTTCGCATGCAAATTCGAGCAGTTTTTCAATACTTGGAACATGTTCTCAAGGTTCATTTTTTCAGGTGGTTGCATTTTAGCCACTATATCACAAGTTCAAACAGTTTGTGAGTCCATAAAAGTACCTCCATGAGTTTTCCCAATTACAACTCGGGGGCTTTCAGGATTTTTTTACTTTGCGGATGAACGCGTTTTGCAGAGGTAAAATGCTGCTCATTGTTTTCTCGATCTCCTTTCCAATAACCTCAGGTCCTCGGATAAATTTCTATACTAGATCCTTAAGATCGCACGATGAGGCTTGGTTAACCATGATCTCTGTCATGGAAAACAAAATACCGGGAGTTTGCCTTCGCAAGAGGATGGATCTTCTAGGGACGGCGAAGACGAAGGAGATCTCGATGGCCAAAGTATTTCTGTGAGTATTTACGGATATATCGCATTAGTTTGCTTGgacaattataaaaaaaaatataagtcaTAGATATCCAAAGGGAATACTGAATAAAAACGATGATAGTAACATACCTTGGTTCATTGCGTCCTCGAGACAATTGTCTTCCCCACATTTCTGAGTCTCTGACGCTGAAATGTGGCGGAGCTTTAATATCATAAAAATCCTTTTTTGCAATGAAAAACCAGGAAAGTTTACATCTTTACGTATCACATGAGATCTAGAAAGATGGGAGCAATGGCAATGGAGTCAAAAGGTTACGTCTTTTTCTTCCCTCCCTTCGCCTTCGAGATCCTCTTAACTTTGCTGCAAAAGGTACAGAACAGAGACGAAGTTGAGCAACTTTAGCCAGGCGTCTATTCAACTATACAAGAACCGTAGTCATTATCTCTTCCCGTTATAAAGCTCAGCAGTGAGCTATGAGCATTTCTAGTGAGATGAGTTTCTTTGTCCCGAAAATACTGTGTCCCGTGTCCCAGTATTGATCGGATGAACTAAATCACATCTCAAGGATGCAGTGTACATCATAAAAATGTCATAGTCGTCCGATCGGTGTTGAGACATGAGGACACAACATTTTCAAGACAGAAGATCTCATTTGATTTCTATGATTTCTAGTTGCCCATTGAGAAAACATCCATTAGGCCCAATAATTCAGGAAGGAaacaatcaaatttttttttttttttttgtctttttcatataaaataaatatgattttcTTAAGTCTAAAATAACAAAATAGAAGAGGATCAAGTTATAGTTACAAATGGTATTTattcacttttaatttttttttatttgagtgAAAATTAAAAGGGTTCTCAAATTATGTACATTgtcaaaagagttttttttttaaaaattaaaattaaaattaaaatgatgaaACACCAAATGTATTATTTCAAGAATatctttatttttaatatcatagTAATTATGACTAATTTCTACATTATGTAACAGTTACGCTACTAGAATATTATTCCTTACTTGAAGCGCTATTGTATTAATTATGACTAGCTATTACATTGTAGAAAAGCTACTCTGTGGCTACTGTAATTTAACACTTATAATATTAACTATTTAATAACTTCTacaactctatatatatatatatagttgtttGATAGTttttatcatagttttaaaattattttaataaattaaaagtaattttaataaagtttaaataattttaattagattaataaatattattttaatatcatAGTATAtagtaatttttattaaaaatgaaatagTCAAATTTTCATAGAAGTTGCTATAACAGCACTGGCATCCTTTTGatttaaaaaagaaagaaa
Coding sequences:
- the LOC122046672 gene encoding mitochondrial outer membrane protein porin 5-like encodes the protein MRRDFFSIAFLNSQHSLKSLNHNSLLSLPISTAAMKGPGLFSDIGKKAKDLLNKDYTNDQKLTISTCSDSGLGLTSAAVNKGGHYTFDVSTQYKHKNTLIDVKVDTNSNILTTITISDALPYTKAIATFKIPDYHSRKLELQYFHDHASIASVVSLKQSPVVELSATLGTKAAAFGIDAGFDTASGNFGKYTLGVGFTKPEYNVSIVLEDKLDTLRASYLHHLDAAQKTSVGAEIVRQFSTNKNTMTVGGQYEVDPLTTVKVRFNNSGKFGALLQHELRPKSVLNLSSEFDTKALEKAPKFGLALALKP